The Agromyces sp. G08B096 DNA window GCGCCGAACGGCCTGCACGGCGCGAAGGTGTCGCTGCCGTACCCGAGCGTCGGCGCGACCGAGCAGGTGCTGCTCACCGCCGTCCTCGCCGACGGCATCACCGAGCTCTCGGGCGCGGCGATCGAGCCCGAGATCATGGATCTCATCAACATCCTGCAGAAGATGGGCGCGATCATCACGGTCGACACCGACCGCGTCATCCGCATCGAGGGCGTGCAGAAGCTCGACGGCTACACGCACCGTGCCCTGTTCGACCGGAACGAGGCCGCCAGCTGGGCGGCCGCCGCGCTCGCGACCGAGGGCGACATCTTCGTCGGCGGCGCCCGTCAGGCCGAGATGCTGACCTTCCTCAACGTGTACCGGAAGGTCGGCGGCGCGTTCGAGATCCACGAGGACGGCATTCGCTTCTTCCACCCGGGCGGCCAGCTGAAGCCGGTCATCATCGAGACCGACGTGCACCCGGGCTTCATGACCGACTGGCAGCAGCCGCTGGTGATCGCGCTGACGAAGGCCAAGGGCGTGTCGATCGTGCACGAGACGGTCTACGAGCAGCGGTTCGGCTTCGTCGACGCGCTCGTCGAGATGGGTGCGTCGATCGAGGTGCACAAGGAGTGCCTGGGCGGCCGCCCGTGCCGCTTCGGCCAGCGCAACTTCCAGCACTCGGCCGTGATCTCCGGTCCGACGCAGCTGCGCGGCGCCGACATCGAGGTGCCCGACCTCCGCGGCGGCTTCAGCCACCTCATCGCGGCGCTCACCGCGGAGGGCCGTTCGACCGTGTCGAACGTCGGCATCATCGCGCGCGGCTACGAGAACTTCATCACGAAGCTCCAGCTCCTCGGGGCGGACTTCGAGCTCGAAGGATAATGGGGGAGTGCAACACGACGACTCGACCCCGACACCGCCGCTGAAGGTTCGTTCGGAGAAGAGCCGCCCCTCCATCTTCTGGGTGCTCGCGGGCATCATCCTCCCGCTGTTCGGCCTCATGGCGCGGTTCCGATTCCACGGCCGGCCGCTCCCGGCGACGGGCGCGTTCGTGCTCGCGCCGAACCACTACAGCGAGGTCGACCCGCTCGTCATGGGCGTCGCCTCGTGGAAGCTCGGCCGACTGCCGCGCTTCCTCGCGAAGGCCTCGCTGTTCAAGGTGCCGGTGGTCGGTTGGTTCCTCCGCAAGTCGGGGCAGATCCCCGTGGAACGCGCGGGCAGCCGCAGCCACCATGCCCTCCGGGCCGCCGAGGAGCTCGTCGAGAAGGGGCGCATGGTCGTCGTGTACCCCGAGGGGTCGCTCACCCGCGACCCCGATCTCTGGCCCATGCGCGGCAAGACGGGGGCGGTGCGCATCGCGCTCGAGCGCGACATCCCGCTCATCCCCGCCGCGCACTGGGGCACGCAGGCGCTGATGCCGCGCTACGGCAAGAAGCTGCACCCGTTCCCGCGGAAGACGATCGACGTCATCGTGGGCGACCCGGTCGACCTGTCCGCGTACCGCGGCAAGCCGCTCGACCCCTCGGTGCTCACCGCCGCCACGAACGACGTGATGAACGCCATCGCCGCCCTCGTCGGCGAGCTCCGCGGCGAGACGCCGCCCGCGACGCGCTGGGATCCGTCGGCACACGGGCAGGCGGAGACCGGCCGTCTCGAAGGCGACGCGCGGTGAGGGTTCGCAATCAGCCGCGGCGCGGCGCCGGCAAACGGGTCGCGGTGCTCGGCGCGGGCAGCTGGGGCACGACGTTCGCGAAGATCCTCGCCGACGGCGGGGCCGACGTGGTCGTCTGGGCGCGGCGGCCCGAGCTCGCCCGCGAGATCCAGGAAGCCAAGCGCAACAGCGATTACCTGCCGGGCGTGAACCTGCCGATCTCGCTCCGCGCCACGAGTCGCCTCGATCTGGCGCTCGCGGGCGCCGAACAGGTCTACGTCTCGGTGCCGAGCCAGTCGCTCCGCGAGA harbors:
- a CDS encoding lysophospholipid acyltransferase family protein → MQHDDSTPTPPLKVRSEKSRPSIFWVLAGIILPLFGLMARFRFHGRPLPATGAFVLAPNHYSEVDPLVMGVASWKLGRLPRFLAKASLFKVPVVGWFLRKSGQIPVERAGSRSHHALRAAEELVEKGRMVVVYPEGSLTRDPDLWPMRGKTGAVRIALERDIPLIPAAHWGTQALMPRYGKKLHPFPRKTIDVIVGDPVDLSAYRGKPLDPSVLTAATNDVMNAIAALVGELRGETPPATRWDPSAHGQAETGRLEGDAR
- the murA gene encoding UDP-N-acetylglucosamine 1-carboxyvinyltransferase — its product is MTADRITINGGKPLRGRIELKGAKNLVTKAMVAAILGDTPSVLKDVPNISDVRIVRGLLEVHGVTVTEGGDDELILDPSAVESAHMADIDAHAGSSRIPILFCGPLLHRLGEAFIPDLGGCRIGDRPIDYHLEVLRNFGAIVEKLPSGIRMSAPNGLHGAKVSLPYPSVGATEQVLLTAVLADGITELSGAAIEPEIMDLINILQKMGAIITVDTDRVIRIEGVQKLDGYTHRALFDRNEAASWAAAALATEGDIFVGGARQAEMLTFLNVYRKVGGAFEIHEDGIRFFHPGGQLKPVIIETDVHPGFMTDWQQPLVIALTKAKGVSIVHETVYEQRFGFVDALVEMGASIEVHKECLGGRPCRFGQRNFQHSAVISGPTQLRGADIEVPDLRGGFSHLIAALTAEGRSTVSNVGIIARGYENFITKLQLLGADFELEG